The nucleotide window TGGACCAGATGGGCCAGTCGGAACTGTCCGACATCTTGCAGCGCCTGCGCGACCGGCGCGACCGGGCAAGGGATATTGCGAACCGCCAGCGGCGCGAGGCGCGTGGCAAGGCCGATCCCTCTGGTGTGACGCCGGCCACGCAGAATGCCGGGACAGAGGGGAAAGCGCACGTTCTGGGTCTGGCGCTGGACCTGGTGACGCAGGAGCGTCAACGCCGTGCAGATGGTGAGGCAGGGGCTCCGCCCAGCCAGCGCGAACTGTCCGAGCGGGCGATGAAGCTGGCGCAGGACGGGGCCGCCCCCAATGCGATGCAGGAAGAGGGAGGACCGATGCACCCGCAAGATCCCGAGGCAGATCCGGGCAAGGGGGCGCTTGCCGGGCAGGGGCGCAACATCGCTCCGTCGGGTGCGCTGGATCATGCCGGCGAGTTGCCCTCGCGCGAGCGGTCGCGCGCCCGCTATTGACCCGCTCTTCGGCCGCGCTGGCCGCGACCGATGTCTGCTCGTGAAAGGGCCGGAGGAGTGGGCCATTAGGGGCGGCAGCCGCGCCGGGGCGCGGCGGGCTCTGCCCTCAGTGCCCGGCCAGAAAGCGTTCGGCGTCCAGCGCCGCCATGCAGCCCATCCCGGCCGAGGTGACGGCCTGGCGGTAGATATGGTCGGTCAGATCGCCCGCGGCAAAGACGCCGGGAATCGAGGTCGCGGTGGAGCCGGGCTGCACCTTCACGTAGCCGCCCGAATGCAGCTCCAGCTGATCCTTGACCAGTTCCGAGGCGGGCGAATGGCCGATGGCCACGAAGAAGCCATCACAGGGAACATCGGTCACTTCGCCGGTCTGCACGTTGCGTGCGCGCACCGCCGTAACCCCCAGCGGCGCCTCGGTGCCCAGAATCTCGGTCACCTCGTGGTTCCACAGCAGGGCGATCTTCTCGTGCTTGAACAGGCGGTCCTGCATGATCCGCTCGGCGCGCAGCGTGTCGCGGCGGTGGATCAGCGTGACCTTGCTGGCGAAGTTGGTCAGGAACAGCGCCTCCTCCACCGCGGTATTGCCGCCACCGATCACCACCACCTCTTTCCCGCGATAGAAGAAGCCGTCGCAGGTGGCACAGGCCGAGACGCCAAAGCCCTTGAACTTCTCTTCCGAGGGCAGGCCCAGCCAGCGCGCCTGCGCGCCGGTAGCCAGGATCACCGCATCGGCGGTATAGGTGGTGCCGCTGTCGCCCTGCGCGGTGAAGGGGCGCTGCGACAGGTCCAGCGACAGGATGGTGTCGCCGATGATCTCGGTTCCCATCGTGCGGGCATGGGTTTCCATCTTGACCATCAGGTCCGGCCCCATCACCGAGGCCTCGCCCGGCCAGTTTTCCACATCGGTGGTGATGGTCAGCTGCCCGCCGGGCTGAATGCCCTGCACCAGGACCGGCTGCAGCATCGCCCGCGCGGCATAGACCGCCGCCGTATAGCCCGCCGGGCCCGAGCCGATGATCAGAACCCGGCTGTGCTTGGTCTCGCCCGTTTTCGCGCTCATGTGTCGTCCCTCCTGCAGGGCACCCTTGCGCCCCGGTCCCGGCCGATATAGAGCCGCCGGCGCGGCACGAAAACCCCGGATCTTGCCGCATCGGACAGTTGCACAGGGCAGGGCTTGTGGCTTGGCGCCGGTCGTTCCGGTATTGTTAGTTGGTTCGCGGTAGTCTGCCCCGGCAGCGCGCGGCCCGGTGGGCCAGGGCTGCAACGCGGGTTTGGCCGCCACAGGCGGCGCACGGGCGCGGCGCATCCGTGAAACTTTATTGCGCCGCCGCTGTTGCGGGGGTAAGTAACGAAAAAAATCCGAAAGAGGACCGCAATGGCTGGCCACAGACTCGACGAGATCGACCGCAAGATCCTGGCCGAGTTGCAGGCAGACGGGCGCATGACAAATGTAGAACTGGCCCGCCGGGTGGGCATTTCGGCGCCGCCCTGCCTGCGCCGGGTCCGCACGCTGGAAGAATCCGGCTTCATCCGCGGCTTTCATGCCGATGTGAACCCGCGTGAACTGGGCTTTGAGGTGGCGGTCTTTGCGATGGTGCGCCTGCACAGCCAGGCCGAGACTGACCTGTCGGCCTTCGAGGCGCGCTGCAAGGCCTGGCCGCTGGTGCGCGAATGCCACATGCTGAACGGCGAGATCGACTTCATCCTGAAGTGCGTCTCGCCCGATCTCTCCAGCTTCCAGAGCTTCCTGACCGGCGAACTGACGGCGGCCGACAACGTCGCCAGCGTCAAGACCAGCCTGGTGATCCGCTGCGCCAAGGACGACCCGGGCGTGCCCTTCGATGTGCTGGAAGACCGACTGAACCGGCTGGCATAGCCTCAGCCCGCCAGAAGGTCTTCGGCCTCGAACTTGGTCAGGCGCGGGAAGGATGGCGTGCCGAATCCGTCCAGACCTACACCGCGCTCGCGGATATGCGGGAACAGCGACAGGAACAGCGCCAACAGTTGCGGATCCATCATCTCGGCAAATCCGGCGCCTGGATGGAAGCTCTCGATCTCGATCCCGCTGGCGCTGAGTGTGCGCTGCTGTCCCAGCACCAGGTGATGCACGCTGACTGGTGTTGCCGGCGCGACTTCGATCACGCAATCGCCGTCCTGCAGCGCACGGACAGGCACATAAGCCTCGGCCCCGCCGACGATGGGGCGCAGGCGCGGGTCGCGGCGCAGAACCCGTGCATGGGGTCCCAGCACTACATCGGACATCGGGCGCCCCATGCCGAAACTGTCGGCCATCATCCGCGTCAGCCGGGCGGGTTCGGCGGCGGGCACCGGCGCGCTGCTGCCGGTATCGGTGTTCGCGGCGGGGTAGAGGGTGATGCTGCCGGCCCAGAGCAGCGGCTCTGGCTCGGCCTCCGTAGTGCTCAGCAACACTCCAGGATGCAGATCCTCGACGGCAACCGGGCCGTTCGGGGTGGCGATCAGCGTGCCGCGGGCGACGGCGGAAAACGCCTGCTCGAACAGCGGCATGGCGGGGGCCAGGCGGGAAAGCGTGCCAATCTCGCCCGAGGCACGCAGAAACGATGCCTCGTAGCGCCGCGCCAGCGGCATCGCGCGCAGCGGGCGCCGTTCCGCCCGGGTGGCCCAGTCCAGTTGGGCCGTCGAACCTTCATCGTCACTTGGTGAGGCGATCCCGGTGGCGGCGCGGTGGGAATGGGACATGCGATCAGCCTTTTGCTGGCCGCGCCTGCACCGGCCCCCGAGCGACGGTGCTAAAACGCGGGAGTGGTCAGGCGCAGCGGGTCCGTCAGATAGTTAACAGGGTGCTGGCGACTCGCGGCCGATTTGGGGCAGCTCTGCGGCATTGTTTCGGCAAGGGGCATGCAGTGCCAGAATGTTTCGGGATTAGGCAGGAATGATGACAGATCGGGCGATCTGACAAAGGTCGCGCCGTGCCCGCTCTGGCGGTCAGGTGCGGGCGGCGGCGCGAAACGGCGGCGCTGCGGCAGCGCGCGGGGCACGGACGGGGCCAGCCTTGCGCTGCCAGGGCAGCGGGGTCGGGTTGGCGGCTGCGCGGGCGGTCTCGGCCAGAACCGATGCCATCCAGCGGGGTTGCGGTTTCATCTTGGTATTCCCTCGTTCTTTGCGGGCGCTTCGGCTCGCTTGTTCACCCTTTCTAGCCCCGCTTTGCGGCACAGGCATGGCAACAGCGGGGCGCGGATCGGGTGCTTGCGCGGCGGGCGGCGTCAGAGCCGGATGGCAGAGATCAGGCGTCCGTAATCGGCCTCGCCGGCATGGACGGACCGGCGGTAGGAATAGAACCGTGCCGGATCGGAATAGGTGCAATGGCGCGTCCACTCCGCCTCGGCTACGCCCGCCAGGCGCAGGCGGTATAGCGAGAACCCCGGCAGGTCGAACTGCATCCGGTCGCCGGTGCCACCGGCGAAGAAGCGCACATAGTCTGCATCCTCGGCCAGAAACTCGGCCAGGAATTCGGGGCCCACCTCATAGGCGCGCTGGCTGATGGTGGGGCCGATCACCGCGGCGATGCGCTCGCGCCGCGCGCCAAGCGCCTCCATCGCATCCAGCGTCGCCTCGAGGATGCCGCCAAGGGCGCCACGCCAGCCGGCATGGGCGGCGCCGATCACGCCGGCCGTGCTGTCGGCGAACAGAACCGGCTGGCAATCGGCGGTCAGCACGCACAGCGCAAGGCCCGGCACCGCCGTAACCAAGGCATCGGCGCGCTGCGCGACGCTCAGCGGGCCGGTAACGGTCACGACATCGGCGGAATGGACCTGATGCACGCCGATCAACTGGGCCGGGCTGACGCGCATTGCGGCGGCCACCCGGGTGCGGTTGACTGCCACCGCCTCGGTCTGGTCGGTCGAGCCATGCCCGCAGTTCAACCCCGAGAAGATGCCGGAGGAGGCTCCGCCCCTGCGGGTGAAAAAGCCGTGGCGCAGGTCGCCAAGCGCGGGGGCGGTCAGGATTTCAAGGGTCATGTCATCAGGCGGAGGGCTCGAAACCGGGAGGGGGCAACAGGTGCTGCGGGTGGATGGCCAGTGCCTTGAACACCCTTCCCATTTCGCCGGGGTGGGTCAAGCGGCGATGCGCGGCCAGATGGCTTTCCAGCGCGGCACCGCTCAGGCCTCGGGCAAGCCGCTCGGTCCGGGCGCCGATGCCAAGCCGTTCCAGCAGCACGCCTTGCGGTACCAGCTTCGAGGCGGCGGCCCCGGCGCTGCGGGCGGCGGCGGCGAGGGGTTCGAAGTCGACATGGGCGGTCAGGTCTGCCTCGCCCGGTGTGGCGAAGGGATCGGCGATGGCATGGCCCTGCACCGCCTGGAAGGTATCGCCGAGGCTGTGCCAGCCGCCATAGTCGACGACCAGCGCCGCCCCGCCGTGGCGGGCGATGCGGGCGGCGATTGTGGCGGCGATGGCGGGGGCGGCGGGGCAGATCTCGACCACGTCGCCTGTCGCGGTATCGGCCAGCCGATGCGCCAGCGCCGCCATCGGGGCAGGGGCGGAGAGGCCGGCCTGCAGCCTGCCCTCGGGCAAGAGCCCCACCAGCCGCTCGGACCAGCCGTCGCCCGCGCGGACGAACTGCCGGATCGGCAGCGCGTCGAAGAACTCGTTCGCCAGCAGCAGCAGCGGCGCTTCGGGCAGGGTGTCGATGCTGTCGTGCCATGTCACCTGATGGCCCGCCAGCGTCTCGCGCTGCCGGGCGCGCAGGGTGGCCGAGACCTCGACCAGATGCACCTGCGCGGCGGCGATCATCCCCGGCACGGCGCGCAGGCTGCGTAGCACATCGGCCATCAGCGTGCCGCGGCCCGGCCCGATCTCGGCCAGCACGAAGGGCGAGGGCGCGCCCTGATCCAGCCAGGCCTGCCCGAGGCAAAGCCCTAGCAGTTCGCCGAACATCTGGCTGATCTCGGGCGCAGTGGTGAAATCGCCGCCGCGGCCAAAGGGATCGCGGGTGGAGTAATAGCCATGTTCGGGGTGCAGCAGGCATTCGGCCATGTAGTCCGCCAGGGTGATCGGCCCGCCTGCCTCGATGCGGTGGGCCAGCAGATCGGCCAGCGGGGTCATATTGAAGCGGCGGCCTGCCGGCGCGCGCGCAAGATCAGCCAGACGCCCGCTGCGATCATCGGCAGCGACAGCAGTTGCCCCATCGACAGGCCGGTGCTGCCAAGCTGCAGGGCATTGCCCATCGGGTTGTCGGGGGTGATGAATTGCGCATCGGCCTGGCGGAAGAACTCCACGAAGAACCGTGCCGCGCCATAGCCGGCCAGGAACAATCCGGTGAGGGTGCCAGTCAGCTTCAGTGCCCCGGCCCGCACCGCAAGCAGCAGTACCAGACCCAGCAGCAGCCCCTCCAGTCCCGCCTCGTAGAGCTGAGAGGGATGGCGGGCGCACAGGCCATAGGCAATGCCCTCGCAGGTTTGCGCCGCCTCGCCCGGGAAGATCACGCCCCAGGGCATGTCGGTGGGGCGGCCCCACAGCTCGGCATTGATGAAATTGGCGATGCGCCCGAAGAACAGCCCGGCGGGTGTGGCGAGGGCCAACGCATCGGCCAGTTGCAGCATCGGCACCCCGTGGCGGCGGCAGAACCAGATTCCCGCCACCACGACGCCCAGGAAACCGCCGTGAAAGGCCATGCCGCCCTGCCAGACCTTCACGATATCAAGCGGGTTGGCCATGAAATAGGCTGGCTGATAGAACAGCACGAAGCCGAGCCGCCCGCCCAGGATCACCCCCAGCACGATCGCGGTCAGCAGGTCCTCGACCCGCTCCACCGGCATCGGCGCACGGCCCGCGGGCCACAGCCCCGGGCGCCGCATCAAGGCCACCACGATCCGCCAGCCGGCGATCAGCCCGGCGATATAGGCCAGCGCGTACCAGCGCAGCGAGAACGCGAAGCTGCCGATGTGGATCGTGAAGATCTCGGGCGAAAGATCGGGGAAGGGGAGGCCTGATTGCATGTCGGTCCTTCTGAGCGCCCGTCCGTGGCGCGCTGTTGCCGCGAGGAGTGCCCGGCCAAGGCGCCCGCTGTCAACCCGAAGCCGGCCAGGCCGCCCGCCACCTGCGATTCCTGGCCGCGCCCCGCGCCTGCGGCTTGCCTCGGCGGCCGGGCGTGCCCATATAGGCTCAAATCCCCGGGAGACCTGCGATGCAAAGCAACAGCAAATTCTTCGACGACATGTCCAAGTTGATGACCAATGCGATGGGCGTGGCCCAAGGCGCCAAGACCGAGGCCGAGACGGCGATGAAAAGCTGGATGGACCGCTGGCTTGCCGACCGCAACTTCGTCACCCGCGAAGAATTCGACGCGGTGCGCGCGATGGCGCAGAAGGCCCGCGAAGAGAATGAGGCGCTGTCGGCACGCCTCGCAGCGCTGGAAGCGGCTGCCAAGCAGGGCTGAACCGCAGCCCCCGCATCTTGCGTGCTGCAAGCACACCGCAGTTGGGCAACAGTCCCGATTGCGGTGTTTTGCTTTTCGTCCACAACATATCGTGGGTCCTGCAGAGAATCTGCTTTACACAACCCGGCTGCGCTTGCACCATATCTTGTAAGGGCATTCGGAGAACACCGCCTGTCCTTGTGAATGCACCCAGCCGCTAGGCGATCCTCCTCGTCTGCGGCACAAGGCAAGAGGCGCGGCATGTCGCTTTCCGAAGACTTCCTGCTCTCCGACGACCTTCATCCCATCGACATCGTCGAGACGCTGGCCGAACATCATGAATGGGATTTCGACCGCGTCGCCGAGGATCAGATCGCAATGGCGGTCGAGGGCCAGTGGCGGACATATTCGCTGACGCTCGCCTGGTCGCCGCAGGACGAAACCCTGCGGCTGATCTGCACCTTTGAAATGGAGCCGCCCGCACACCGGATGGCCGAGCTTTACGAGGCGCTGAACCGGATCAACGACCAGGTCTGGTCCGGCGCCTTCACCTATTGGGCCGAGCAGCGGATGATGGTCTGGCGCTATGGCCTGGTGCTGGCAGGCGGGCAGATCGCCGGGCCCGAGCAGATCGACAAGATGATCGGCACTGCGGTGATGGCAGCGGAACGTTTCTATCCGGCCTTCCAACTGGTGGGTTGGGGCGAGCAGACCCCCGAGACGGCGATGAAGGTCGCCATTGCCGAGGCCTACGGGCGCGCCTAAGCTCCGGCCCCGTCAGGGATCACCGGAAGGACGGGCGAATGGATATGGACACGATCAGGGCCCGCGGCCTGGTTTTGCTGGGCTGCGGGCAAATGGGCTCGGCGATGCTGGCTGGCTGGCTGGCGCAGGGCCTGCCTGCCGGCAGCGTCTGGGTGATCGACCCGCGGCCGTCCGGCTGGCTGACAGGGACAGGCGTGCAGATCAATCAGCCACTGCCAGATAGCCCTGCCATCGTGCTGATCGCGGTCAAACCGCAGATGATGGCCGAGGCGCTGCCGACGCTGCGCGGCATGGGCAACGGGCAGACGCTGTTCCTGTCCGTGGCGGCAGGCACCACGATTTCCTATTATGAACAGGTACTTGGCGCCGATACGCCCATCGTGCGGGCGATGCCGAACACCCCTGCCGCCATCGGCCGTGGCATCACCGCGATTACCGGCAATGCCAAGGCCGACGAGGCGCATCTGGCGCTGGCCGAGGCGCTGCTGTCGGCCGTGGGGCAGGTGGTGCGGCTGGAGGGGGAGCATCAGATGGATGCCGTCACCGCCGTGTCCGGCTCTGGCCCCGCCTATGTGTTTCACCTGATCGAAACGCTGGCAGCGGCGGGCGAGGCAGAGGGCCTGCCCGCCACACTGGCGCTGCAACTGGCCAGGGCAACAATCGCCGGGGCGGGGGCGCTGGCGGAGGCCTCGGCAGAGACCCCGACGCAGCTGCGCATCAACGTGACCTCGCCTGCGGGCACCACCGCGGCGGCGCTGGCTGTGCTGATGGATAACGAGGCGGGATTTGCGCCCTTGTTGAAAAAAGCGGTGAAGGCAGCGGCAGATCGCGGCCGGGAACTGGGGAAATGAGTGAAAAGGACAAGCCCGCCGAGATCGGCTTTGACGATTTCCTGAAGGTGGATATCCGCGTTGGCCGCATCACCCGCGCCGAACCCTTCCCCGAGGCGCGCAAGCCCGCCTACAAGCTGTGGATCGATTTCGGTCCCGGGATCGGCGAGAAGCGGTCTTCGGCGCAGATTACCAAACATTATCAACCCGAAGAGCTGGTCGGCCGGCAGGTGCTGGCGGTGGTGAACTTCCCGCCGCGGCAGATCGGCCCGGTCCGCTCCGAAGTGCTGACGCTGGGAGTGCCCGATGCCGAGGGCGAGGTGGTGCTGGTCGGCCCGGGGCAGGAGGTGCCGATCGGCGGGCGGCTGTACTGAGGTCGCGCCCCGCGCCCGGAACCGGCAGCAGTATCCGGAGTTGTTCTGGCATAACCTTTATCAAGGAGACTGCCATGAACTGGGATATCGTCGAAGGCAACTGGAAGCAGCTCAAGGGCTCGGTCAAGGAGCAATGGGGCAAGCTGACGGATGACGACCTCGACGTGGCCGCCGGCAAGCGCGACAAGCTCGTCGGCCTCGTGCAGGAAAAGTACGGCAAGGCCAGGGACGAGGCCGAACGCGAAGTGGACGGCTACTTCCGCGACCGCAATCTGTGACTGATCGACTTGCGGAAAAGGGGCCTTCGGGCCCCTTTTTCATGCGTCGCCGGTGGCGATGCGCCAATGGCGGCGGCAGAGCGATTCATAGGTCTCGTTGCCGCCGATCTGCACCTGATCGCCCGACATGACCACCCGGCCCGCGCTGTCCCGGCGCACCACCATCGTGGCCTTGCGCCCGCAATGGCAGATGGTGCGAACCTCGCGCATCTCGTCGGCCAGGGCCAGCAGGGCAGCAGAGCCGGGGAACAGCTCGCCGCGGAAATCGACGCGCAGCCCGTAGCACATGATCGGTACGCCCAGATCATCGACGGCGCGGGCAAGCTGCCAGACCTGCGCGGGGGCCAGGAATTGTGCTTCATCAACAAAAACGCATGCGCAGGGCCCCGAGGCGAGCCGATCCTTGATCTTTTCGAACATATCCGAGGACGCGTCGAAGCAATCCGCCTCGGTGCCGATGCCGATGCGGCTGGCGATACGGCCGGGGCCGGCGCGATTGTCGAAACGCGCGGTCAGCAGATAGGTTTGCATCCCGCGTTCGTGGTAGTTGTGCGATGCCTGCAGCAGGATCGTGGATTTCCCGGCATTCATCGTCGAGTAGTGGAAATACAGCTTGGCCATGCCGCAACCCCATAAAGCGCGGGGCGAAACGCTGCAAGCGCTCCGCCCCGGGCCGTCAGTGCCTGTCAGGGGCTCAGGCTGCCTGTTCGCTGCGCGGGCGGCGCGAGGGGCGCTTGGCCGGGCGCTTGCGGGTGCCGTCGGCGGCCATCGGCTTGCCGTAACCGCCCTGCTTGGGCGCGCCTGAGGGCTTCTGGCCCGGCTTGCGCTGCGGGCGGGCGCCCGGCTGCGGGGTCTGCGCGACCGGAACCTCGCCGCCGATCACCGGGATCGGGGCTTTCATGGCCTTTTCGATGGCGCGCAGATCGCCCACTTCCAGCGGCGAGCAGAAGGCGACGGCGCTGCCATCCTTGCCGGCGCGGGCGGTGCGGCCGATGCGGTGGACGTAGTTTTCCGGCACGTTCGGCAGGTCGTAGTTGTAGACGTGGCGTACATCGGGAATGTCGAGCCCGCGGGCGGCGACATCGGTCGCCACCAGCACCTTGATCTCGCCGGCGCGGAACTGCGCGAGGGTGCGTTCACGCTGGCCCTGGCTTTTGTTGCCGTGGATGGCGCCGACCGAAAAACCCCACGAATCCAGCAGCTTCATCAGCTTTTCCGAGCCATGCTTGGTGCGACCGAAGACCAGCGCCAGCTCTCCGGGATGCTTGGCCATGTAGTCTGCCAGCAGCTTTGCCTTGTCGCCCTGGTTCACGAAGTGCACGCCCTGCGTGATCTTTTCGGCGGCCTTGCCCGGCGGGTTGACGGCGACGCGGACCGGATCGGTCAGGTAGCTGTCGGCCAGCTCTTCCATCAGTTTCGGCATGGTGGCCGAGAACAGCAGCGTCTGGCGGTCGCGCGGCAGCAGCCGGGCGATCTGGCGCAGGGTGTGGATGAAGCCGATGTCGAGCATCTGGTCGGCCTCGTCCAGCACCAGATACTTGGTGTCGGCGAGGGTCAGGGCGCCGCGGTCCAAGAGGTCCATCAGCCGGCCCGGG belongs to Frigidibacter mobilis and includes:
- a CDS encoding CsbD family protein, producing MNWDIVEGNWKQLKGSVKEQWGKLTDDDLDVAAGKRDKLVGLVQEKYGKARDEAEREVDGYFRDRNL
- a CDS encoding Hint domain-containing protein, which produces MSHSHRAATGIASPSDDEGSTAQLDWATRAERRPLRAMPLARRYEASFLRASGEIGTLSRLAPAMPLFEQAFSAVARGTLIATPNGPVAVEDLHPGVLLSTTEAEPEPLLWAGSITLYPAANTDTGSSAPVPAAEPARLTRMMADSFGMGRPMSDVVLGPHARVLRRDPRLRPIVGGAEAYVPVRALQDGDCVIEVAPATPVSVHHLVLGQQRTLSASGIEIESFHPGAGFAEMMDPQLLALFLSLFPHIRERGVGLDGFGTPSFPRLTKFEAEDLLAG
- a CDS encoding Lrp/AsnC family transcriptional regulator, which produces MAGHRLDEIDRKILAELQADGRMTNVELARRVGISAPPCLRRVRTLEESGFIRGFHADVNPRELGFEVAVFAMVRLHSQAETDLSAFEARCKAWPLVRECHMLNGEIDFILKCVSPDLSSFQSFLTGELTAADNVASVKTSLVIRCAKDDPGVPFDVLEDRLNRLA
- a CDS encoding YbjN domain-containing protein, whose amino-acid sequence is MSLSEDFLLSDDLHPIDIVETLAEHHEWDFDRVAEDQIAMAVEGQWRTYSLTLAWSPQDETLRLICTFEMEPPAHRMAELYEALNRINDQVWSGAFTYWAEQRMMVWRYGLVLAGGQIAGPEQIDKMIGTAVMAAERFYPAFQLVGWGEQTPETAMKVAIAEAYGRA
- the trxB gene encoding thioredoxin-disulfide reductase; this encodes MSAKTGETKHSRVLIIGSGPAGYTAAVYAARAMLQPVLVQGIQPGGQLTITTDVENWPGEASVMGPDLMVKMETHARTMGTEIIGDTILSLDLSQRPFTAQGDSGTTYTADAVILATGAQARWLGLPSEEKFKGFGVSACATCDGFFYRGKEVVVIGGGNTAVEEALFLTNFASKVTLIHRRDTLRAERIMQDRLFKHEKIALLWNHEVTEILGTEAPLGVTAVRARNVQTGEVTDVPCDGFFVAIGHSPASELVKDQLELHSGGYVKVQPGSTATSIPGVFAAGDLTDHIYRQAVTSAGMGCMAALDAERFLAGH
- the lgt gene encoding prolipoprotein diacylglyceryl transferase, with product MQSGLPFPDLSPEIFTIHIGSFAFSLRWYALAYIAGLIAGWRIVVALMRRPGLWPAGRAPMPVERVEDLLTAIVLGVILGGRLGFVLFYQPAYFMANPLDIVKVWQGGMAFHGGFLGVVVAGIWFCRRHGVPMLQLADALALATPAGLFFGRIANFINAELWGRPTDMPWGVIFPGEAAQTCEGIAYGLCARHPSQLYEAGLEGLLLGLVLLLAVRAGALKLTGTLTGLFLAGYGAARFFVEFFRQADAQFITPDNPMGNALQLGSTGLSMGQLLSLPMIAAGVWLILRARRQAAASI
- a CDS encoding thymidine kinase, with the protein product MAKLYFHYSTMNAGKSTILLQASHNYHERGMQTYLLTARFDNRAGPGRIASRIGIGTEADCFDASSDMFEKIKDRLASGPCACVFVDEAQFLAPAQVWQLARAVDDLGVPIMCYGLRVDFRGELFPGSAALLALADEMREVRTICHCGRKATMVVRRDSAGRVVMSGDQVQIGGNETYESLCRRHWRIATGDA
- a CDS encoding class I SAM-dependent methyltransferase; the encoded protein is MTPLADLLAHRIEAGGPITLADYMAECLLHPEHGYYSTRDPFGRGGDFTTAPEISQMFGELLGLCLGQAWLDQGAPSPFVLAEIGPGRGTLMADVLRSLRAVPGMIAAAQVHLVEVSATLRARQRETLAGHQVTWHDSIDTLPEAPLLLLANEFFDALPIRQFVRAGDGWSERLVGLLPEGRLQAGLSAPAPMAALAHRLADTATGDVVEICPAAPAIAATIAARIARHGGAALVVDYGGWHSLGDTFQAVQGHAIADPFATPGEADLTAHVDFEPLAAAARSAGAAASKLVPQGVLLERLGIGARTERLARGLSGAALESHLAAHRRLTHPGEMGRVFKALAIHPQHLLPPPGFEPSA
- the pgeF gene encoding peptidoglycan editing factor PgeF is translated as MTLEILTAPALGDLRHGFFTRRGGASSGIFSGLNCGHGSTDQTEAVAVNRTRVAAAMRVSPAQLIGVHQVHSADVVTVTGPLSVAQRADALVTAVPGLALCVLTADCQPVLFADSTAGVIGAAHAGWRGALGGILEATLDAMEALGARRERIAAVIGPTISQRAYEVGPEFLAEFLAEDADYVRFFAGGTGDRMQFDLPGFSLYRLRLAGVAEAEWTRHCTYSDPARFYSYRRSVHAGEADYGRLISAIRL
- a CDS encoding DEAD/DEAH box helicase, with amino-acid sequence MENFDNLGLSKQVLENLPAIGLTKPTPIQAEAIPHIVKGRDLLGLAQTGTGKTAAFGLPMVTRLIEYGKRPTPKSVRALILAPTRELATQISDNVTAYADGTPIRVFRVVGGASINVQVEKLKRGVDVLIATPGRLMDLLDRGALTLADTKYLVLDEADQMLDIGFIHTLRQIARLLPRDRQTLLFSATMPKLMEELADSYLTDPVRVAVNPPGKAAEKITQGVHFVNQGDKAKLLADYMAKHPGELALVFGRTKHGSEKLMKLLDSWGFSVGAIHGNKSQGQRERTLAQFRAGEIKVLVATDVAARGLDIPDVRHVYNYDLPNVPENYVHRIGRTARAGKDGSAVAFCSPLEVGDLRAIEKAMKAPIPVIGGEVPVAQTPQPGARPQRKPGQKPSGAPKQGGYGKPMAADGTRKRPAKRPSRRPRSEQAA
- a CDS encoding accessory factor UbiK family protein, which codes for MQSNSKFFDDMSKLMTNAMGVAQGAKTEAETAMKSWMDRWLADRNFVTREEFDAVRAMAQKAREENEALSARLAALEAAAKQG
- the proC gene encoding pyrroline-5-carboxylate reductase gives rise to the protein MDMDTIRARGLVLLGCGQMGSAMLAGWLAQGLPAGSVWVIDPRPSGWLTGTGVQINQPLPDSPAIVLIAVKPQMMAEALPTLRGMGNGQTLFLSVAAGTTISYYEQVLGADTPIVRAMPNTPAAIGRGITAITGNAKADEAHLALAEALLSAVGQVVRLEGEHQMDAVTAVSGSGPAYVFHLIETLAAAGEAEGLPATLALQLARATIAGAGALAEASAETPTQLRINVTSPAGTTAAALAVLMDNEAGFAPLLKKAVKAAADRGRELGK
- a CDS encoding tRNA-binding protein, whose product is MSEKDKPAEIGFDDFLKVDIRVGRITRAEPFPEARKPAYKLWIDFGPGIGEKRSSAQITKHYQPEELVGRQVLAVVNFPPRQIGPVRSEVLTLGVPDAEGEVVLVGPGQEVPIGGRLY